The Papaver somniferum cultivar HN1 chromosome 3, ASM357369v1, whole genome shotgun sequence genome includes a region encoding these proteins:
- the LOC113358130 gene encoding uncharacterized protein LOC113358130, whose translation MEDGVDSSRGVTNASSSNTEISPSEENLDLELEDAEVRKDKRIKGEVTQNNPPQNNYSPFNLNSSNTQNNPIFQSVGNRAEDSIDYGDLPTEHRMEYQLNPINDNRSMAVDSAESEHNGTAAQNHYGNAASFTQVNTMGAKSNQ comes from the exons ATGGAAGATGGGGTGGATTCATCCAGGGGTGTAACTAACGCCTCTTCATCAAACACTGAGATTTCTCCGTCTGAAGAAAATTTAGATCTTGAGTTAGAGGATGCAGAGGTAaggaaagataaaagaatcaaagGTGAAGTCACTCAGAACAATCCCCCTCAGAATAATTATTCACCTTTTAATCTCAATTCCTCAAACACCCAAAATAACCCTATCTTTCAAAGTGTTGGTAACAGAGCTGAAGATTCGATCGATTACGGTGACCTTCCCACTGAACACAGGATGGAATACCAACTCAACCCAATCAATGATAATCGCTCAATGGCAGTTGATAGCGCAGAATCTGAACATAATGGAACAGCTGCACAAAATCACTATGGAAATGCTGCATCTTTTACTCAG GTCAATACAATGGGTGCAAAATCCAACCAGTAG